In one window of Prevotella fusca JCM 17724 DNA:
- a CDS encoding energy transducer TonB, whose translation MAKIDLYDPKWVDMVFAGKNKEYGAYKLRKSVSQRNIKALAILLCAAFLGGGYLAYQIKKHNDDLAAQEAYAAKMELAALEQAKKEQAERKKQQKKEEPKKIEPEKIVPETRATVKFTAPVIKDDKDVKEEMPPMVKMNKETKAVGVENKEGTEDRTETAARSTVATPEQVVPKIEKPVVEAPKPEPKEEVENKIFTVAEQMPTFKGNVNAWLSSHIQYPAVAAENGVQGRVIVKFVVGRDGSVSQAQIVRGVDPSLDREALRVVNSMPKWNPGMNNGQAANVWFTLPITFKLQ comes from the coding sequence ATGGCAAAAATAGATCTATACGATCCTAAATGGGTCGACATGGTGTTCGCTGGTAAAAACAAGGAATACGGTGCATACAAGCTTCGTAAGTCTGTTTCTCAGCGTAACATCAAAGCATTAGCTATTCTGCTTTGTGCTGCATTCCTCGGTGGTGGTTACTTAGCTTATCAGATCAAGAAGCACAACGATGACTTGGCGGCCCAGGAGGCTTATGCAGCCAAGATGGAGTTAGCAGCTCTTGAGCAGGCTAAGAAGGAACAGGCTGAGCGTAAGAAGCAACAGAAGAAGGAAGAACCTAAGAAGATTGAACCTGAAAAGATTGTTCCAGAGACTCGTGCAACTGTTAAGTTTACAGCTCCTGTCATCAAGGATGATAAGGATGTGAAGGAAGAAATGCCACCAATGGTCAAGATGAACAAGGAGACCAAGGCTGTCGGTGTTGAGAACAAGGAAGGTACGGAGGACCGTACTGAAACTGCTGCTCGTAGCACCGTTGCTACTCCTGAACAGGTTGTACCAAAGATAGAGAAGCCTGTTGTTGAGGCACCAAAGCCGGAGCCAAAGGAAGAGGTTGAGAACAAAATCTTTACTGTGGCAGAGCAGATGCCTACATTCAAGGGCAATGTAAATGCTTGGTTGTCTTCTCACATCCAGTACCCAGCTGTTGCAGCTGAGAACGGTGTTCAGGGACGAGTTATCGTTAAGTTCGTTGTTGGACGTGACGGTAGCGTAAGCCAGGCACAGATTGTTCGTGGTGTAGACCCATCACTTGACCGTGAGGCTCTTCGTGTTGTTAACAGCATGCCGAAGTGGAATCCAGGTATGAACAATGGCCAGGCTGCAAACGTTTGGTTCACTCTGCCTATCACCTTCAAACTGCAGTAA
- a CDS encoding ExbD/TolR family protein: MDMMDTGKGGGKQKKMTVRVDFTPMVDMLMLLITFFMLCTSLSKPSTMELTMPSNDKTQNENQKNEAKESHSITIYIAEGDKMFYGNGKPEYDNANWLKPADWSNNPSGIRYVLQHKQVGDPSTGEAISVPYQDMDIAVKELNRKKQANPAAYPDSIYQAEIAGIKSGTINGKKVSTMTVIIKPTDQASYRHLVDILDEMQISYIGTYVIDKLTDQDKALLAKKGVKA; this comes from the coding sequence ATGGATATGATGGACACAGGAAAAGGAGGCGGTAAGCAGAAGAAGATGACCGTTCGCGTAGACTTTACGCCGATGGTGGATATGCTTATGTTGCTGATTACCTTCTTCATGCTTTGTACCTCACTTAGCAAGCCTTCAACTATGGAGTTGACCATGCCAAGTAATGATAAGACTCAGAATGAGAACCAGAAGAACGAGGCTAAGGAGTCACACTCTATTACGATTTACATTGCCGAGGGAGACAAAATGTTCTACGGTAACGGTAAACCAGAGTATGATAACGCTAATTGGCTGAAGCCTGCTGATTGGAGTAACAATCCAAGCGGTATCCGCTACGTTCTTCAGCACAAGCAGGTGGGTGACCCTTCTACAGGCGAGGCTATCTCTGTCCCATACCAGGACATGGATATCGCTGTGAAGGAACTGAATCGTAAGAAGCAGGCTAACCCAGCCGCTTATCCTGATAGCATCTATCAGGCTGAGATAGCTGGTATCAAGAGTGGTACGATTAATGGCAAAAAGGTTTCGACCATGACTGTCATTATCAAGCCGACAGACCAGGCTTCTTACCGTCACTTGGTAGACATCCTCGATGAAATGCAGATTTCATATATTGGAACTTACGTCATTGACAAGCTGACAGACCAGGACAAGGCTCTCTTAGCCAAGAAAGGTGTCAAGGCTTAA
- a CDS encoding ExbD/TolR family protein: MGKVKVKKSDTWIDMTPMSDVMTLLLTFFMLTSTFVKNEPVKVNTPGSVSEMKVPENGVLTILVSPEKGPNGKPTGEGQVFMSYDNTNELSQIVDNMGVTLTPAQKKTFVAESTFGAPLDKLAAYLSKPAAERGKELPKMGIPLDSIQGQEMTEFQQWVNAARQVNPKVRLAIKSDADSPYGTVKKVMSELQDMDESHYYMITQLDAKKAAQAARK, from the coding sequence ATGGGTAAAGTAAAAGTTAAGAAGAGTGACACTTGGATCGATATGACGCCTATGTCAGACGTTATGACCCTGCTGTTGACCTTTTTCATGCTGACTTCAACGTTCGTAAAGAACGAGCCGGTGAAGGTAAACACTCCAGGATCAGTGTCTGAAATGAAGGTGCCTGAGAACGGTGTCCTGACAATTCTCGTTAGTCCTGAAAAAGGACCTAATGGTAAGCCTACTGGTGAAGGCCAGGTGTTTATGAGTTACGACAATACCAATGAGTTGAGTCAGATCGTAGACAATATGGGCGTAACCTTGACTCCTGCACAGAAGAAAACTTTTGTCGCTGAGTCTACATTTGGTGCTCCACTCGACAAGCTGGCTGCTTATTTGTCTAAGCCGGCTGCAGAGCGAGGCAAAGAACTCCCAAAGATGGGTATTCCTCTCGATAGTATCCAGGGACAGGAGATGACAGAGTTCCAGCAGTGGGTCAACGCAGCCCGCCAGGTGAACCCTAAGGTAAGACTGGCTATCAAGTCAGATGCTGATTCTCCTTATGGAACCGTTAAGAAAGTAATGAGCGAACTCCAGGATATGGATGAGAGCCATTACTACATGATCACACAGTTGGACGCTAAAAAGGCTGCTCAGGCAGCTCGTAAATAA
- a CDS encoding MotA/TolQ/ExbB proton channel family protein: MATTQQKPAPQKKSEGFTGVRGAFWIIVVCGIVAFTLFFTWFGHEMHFQDAAARENPADVWGTIFKGGIVVPVIHTLLLTVLAMSIERWLALKTAFGKGALPKFVANIKNALNANDLAKANQLCDQQKGSVANVVKASLNAYKDMETGANANLKKAQKVAKIQQAHEEATQLEMPTLTMNLPIIATLVTLGTLTGLLGTVTGMIKSFSALSAGGGADSAALSAGISEALINTAFGIATSWCAVVSYGYYSNKVDKLTFALDEVGYSIAQTYEVNHTEEA, translated from the coding sequence ATGGCAACTACACAACAAAAGCCAGCCCCACAGAAAAAGTCTGAGGGCTTCACAGGAGTTAGAGGCGCATTCTGGATTATCGTCGTTTGCGGTATCGTTGCGTTCACATTGTTCTTTACATGGTTCGGTCATGAGATGCACTTCCAGGATGCAGCTGCACGTGAGAATCCAGCAGACGTTTGGGGTACTATCTTCAAGGGTGGTATTGTCGTTCCTGTTATCCACACTCTCTTGCTTACTGTGCTTGCTATGTCTATCGAGCGTTGGTTGGCTCTGAAGACCGCTTTCGGTAAGGGTGCTCTTCCAAAGTTCGTTGCAAACATCAAGAACGCTCTCAATGCTAACGACCTTGCTAAGGCTAACCAGCTCTGCGACCAGCAGAAGGGTTCTGTAGCAAACGTTGTAAAGGCTTCTTTGAATGCTTACAAGGATATGGAGACTGGTGCTAATGCAAACCTGAAGAAGGCTCAGAAGGTAGCTAAGATTCAGCAGGCTCATGAGGAGGCTACTCAGCTTGAGATGCCTACTCTGACAATGAACCTCCCAATCATTGCTACTCTTGTAACTCTCGGTACTCTTACCGGTCTTCTCGGTACTGTAACGGGTATGATCAAGTCGTTCTCTGCTTTGTCTGCAGGTGGTGGTGCTGACTCTGCTGCACTTTCTGCTGGTATTTCTGAGGCGTTGATCAACACCGCATTCGGTATCGCAACATCTTGGTGTGCAGTGGTTTCTTACGGTTACTACTCAAACAAGGTTGATAAGTTGACTTTCGCCCTCGACGAGGTTGGTTATTCTATCGCTCAGACATACGAAGTAAACCACACAGAAGAGGCTTAA
- a CDS encoding pyridoxal phosphate-dependent aminotransferase, with the protein MAQLSDRLNRLAPSATLAMSQKSSEMKAQGIDVINMSVGEPDFMTPDHVKEAGKKAIDDNFSKYSPVPGYPVLRDAISRKLKEENNLDYAPSEIIVGTGGKQGVCNAILALVNPDDEVVIPAPYWVSYPQMVKLAGGVPVVVSAGIEQDFKITAEQLEAAVTPKTKMIILCSPSNPTGSVYSKEELDALAKVVMSHEELYVLSDEIYEHINYIGGHSSIAACPGMKERTIICNGVSKAYAMTGWRLGWVAAPEWIVKGLNKLQGQYTSGTSSVSQMAAVAAYGEDQSSVAEFREAFRRRRDLIVSLAKDIPGLEVNVPQGAFYLFPKCSSFFGKSDGKHVINNSSDFAMYLLEEGRVATVGGDAFGSPDCFRMSYATSDDNIKEALRRIKEVLSKLK; encoded by the coding sequence ATGGCACAACTATCAGATCGTCTGAACCGACTGGCACCTTCTGCAACATTAGCAATGTCGCAGAAGAGTAGTGAAATGAAAGCGCAGGGCATTGACGTCATCAATATGAGTGTGGGAGAACCAGACTTCATGACCCCTGACCATGTCAAGGAGGCAGGCAAGAAAGCTATTGACGATAACTTCTCAAAATATTCTCCTGTGCCCGGATATCCCGTTCTGAGAGATGCTATTTCACGTAAGTTGAAGGAAGAGAACAATCTTGATTATGCTCCTTCGGAGATTATCGTTGGTACAGGCGGCAAGCAGGGCGTGTGCAATGCCATCCTGGCTTTGGTGAATCCAGACGATGAGGTTGTCATCCCCGCACCTTACTGGGTTAGCTATCCGCAGATGGTGAAACTTGCTGGTGGTGTTCCTGTTGTTGTGTCTGCAGGTATTGAGCAGGACTTTAAGATTACTGCAGAGCAGTTGGAGGCAGCGGTTACGCCAAAAACAAAGATGATTATACTCTGTTCTCCAAGTAATCCTACTGGTAGTGTCTATTCAAAGGAGGAACTGGATGCCTTGGCAAAAGTGGTTATGTCGCATGAGGAGCTGTATGTCCTTTCGGATGAAATCTATGAACACATTAATTATATAGGTGGTCATAGTAGTATTGCAGCCTGTCCGGGCATGAAAGAACGTACGATTATCTGTAATGGCGTCAGCAAGGCTTATGCCATGACAGGTTGGCGACTCGGCTGGGTGGCTGCGCCGGAGTGGATTGTCAAAGGACTTAATAAGCTGCAGGGGCAGTACACGTCTGGCACAAGCAGCGTCAGTCAGATGGCTGCTGTTGCGGCATACGGGGAAGACCAAAGCAGTGTGGCAGAGTTCCGTGAGGCTTTCCGTCGTCGTCGTGACTTGATAGTCAGTCTGGCGAAAGACATTCCCGGGCTGGAGGTAAACGTACCGCAGGGTGCATTCTATCTTTTCCCGAAGTGTTCCAGCTTCTTTGGCAAGTCAGACGGCAAGCATGTTATCAATAACTCTTCAGACTTTGCAATGTATCTTCTTGAGGAAGGTCGTGTGGCTACGGTAGGTGGCGATGCTTTTGGTTCTCCTGATTGCTTCCGGATGAGCTATGCAACAAGTGACGACAATATCAAAGAGGCACTCCGACGTATCAAGGAAGTACTTTCAAAGTTAAAGTAA
- a CDS encoding bifunctional 3,4-dihydroxy-2-butanone-4-phosphate synthase/GTP cyclohydrolase II produces MEEFKLDSIEDALKDFREGKFVIVVDDEDRENEGDLIMAAEMITPEKVNFMLKNARGVLCVPITLSRADELDLPHQVSDNTSMLGTPFTVTVDKLEGCSTGVSAHDRAATIKALADPNSTPQTFGRPGHINPLYAQDNGVLRRSGHTEAAVDLCKLSGCFPAGVLMEIMNEDGTMARMPDLQKRAKEWDMKIISIKDIIAYRLKKESSIVVGEEVELPTQYGMFHLIPFRQANGLENMALIKGTWKDDEPVLVRVHSSCATGDILGSQRCDCGEQLRKAMEMIEKEGKGVIIYMQQEGRGIGLMNKIAAYKLQDQGLDTVEANIHLGFRPDERDYGCGAQMLRHLGVHKMRLMTNNPTKRVGLEAYGLEIEENVPIEISPNKFDYRYLKTKRDRMGHDLHL; encoded by the coding sequence ATGGAAGAATTTAAACTCGATAGCATCGAAGATGCACTGAAGGACTTTCGGGAAGGGAAATTTGTCATCGTAGTGGATGATGAAGACCGTGAGAATGAGGGCGACCTCATCATGGCTGCGGAGATGATTACGCCGGAGAAGGTGAACTTCATGCTGAAGAATGCCCGTGGTGTACTTTGCGTACCCATCACGCTCTCACGTGCTGATGAACTGGACTTGCCTCATCAGGTGTCAGACAATACATCAATGCTTGGGACACCATTCACGGTTACGGTTGATAAGTTGGAAGGCTGCTCGACTGGTGTGTCTGCTCATGATCGTGCTGCAACCATTAAAGCACTTGCCGATCCAAACTCTACCCCTCAGACCTTTGGGCGTCCGGGGCATATCAATCCGCTTTATGCACAGGACAATGGCGTGCTCCGTCGTTCGGGTCATACCGAGGCGGCAGTCGACCTCTGCAAACTTTCAGGTTGTTTCCCAGCTGGTGTGCTGATGGAAATCATGAACGAGGATGGTACTATGGCACGTATGCCCGACTTGCAGAAGCGTGCAAAGGAGTGGGATATGAAGATTATCAGTATCAAGGATATCATTGCCTACCGCCTGAAGAAGGAGTCAAGTATTGTCGTTGGTGAGGAAGTAGAACTCCCTACACAATATGGTATGTTTCACTTGATTCCATTCCGTCAGGCAAATGGTCTGGAAAACATGGCACTCATCAAGGGTACATGGAAGGATGACGAGCCTGTACTTGTGCGTGTACATTCATCCTGTGCAACGGGTGACATCCTTGGCAGCCAGCGTTGCGACTGTGGCGAGCAGCTTCGCAAGGCAATGGAAATGATTGAGAAGGAAGGCAAGGGTGTCATCATCTATATGCAGCAGGAAGGACGTGGTATCGGCTTGATGAATAAGATTGCGGCGTATAAGTTGCAGGATCAGGGACTCGATACGGTTGAGGCAAACATTCATCTTGGCTTCCGTCCTGACGAACGTGATTATGGTTGTGGTGCACAGATGCTGCGCCATCTTGGCGTTCATAAGATGCGTCTGATGACTAATAACCCTACCAAGCGTGTCGGTTTGGAGGCTTACGGTTTGGAGATAGAGGAAAACGTGCCCATTGAGATTAGCCCGAACAAGTTTGACTACCGTTATCTGAAGACTAAACGTGACCGTATGGGGCACGATTTGCACCTTTAA
- a CDS encoding LptF/LptG family permease: MFRIKKLDIFIAKQFGMLFAGTFFISLFVLMMQFLWRYVDDLIGKGLSMEVLGQFFWYMSLMMVPQALPLAILLSSLISFGNLGESSELTAIKSAGISLVQSFRGLIVVSIMIALASFYFQNNVGPSANKHIAQLLVSMKQKSPELEIPEGIFYDGIPQTNLYVEKKDLKTGHLYNIMVYRMTDSYEDQAIILADSGMLQSTADKKHLVLNLWSGEWFENMRSQEMGSSASVPYRRETFAHKHIVLDFDGDFNLTDMAGISNDARTKSIARIRRDKDSLVHVYDSVGESFYKEAQTIYYHEPKLRSSEKKQAVKLAGRKDFNVDSAFNKLPVDQRRFVVNMALSNVQQEVSDLDFKSMITKDGDRLIRLHDIETINKFTLSLICIIFFFIGAPFGAITRKGGLGFPIITSVAVFIIYYILDNTGYRMSRQGDWAIWFGKGLSMAVLIPLAIFFTYKANNDSAVFNADVYKNMLMKMIGLRIKRSIASKEVILNDPDYSKVAEQLKDLNGRIADYSKSRRLKSPPNIIKVFFRYHTDHVIENINDRLENVIEDLGNTRNKIILTELGKYPVLAVKAHTRPFDRRWLNILAAVIVPAGIFFYFRMWRFRLRLYRDLRTIVSCNDIIIAEIKHMEERERITGTIFLEK, translated from the coding sequence ATGTTTCGAATCAAGAAGTTAGATATATTCATAGCCAAACAGTTTGGTATGCTCTTCGCAGGAACATTCTTTATCAGTCTGTTCGTGCTGATGATGCAGTTCCTTTGGCGATATGTTGATGACTTGATTGGTAAGGGATTGTCAATGGAAGTTCTTGGACAATTCTTCTGGTATATGAGTCTGATGATGGTGCCACAGGCACTCCCATTGGCAATTCTCCTTTCTTCGCTTATTTCGTTTGGTAATCTTGGTGAGAGTTCAGAACTGACGGCTATCAAGTCGGCAGGTATTTCGCTGGTTCAGTCATTCAGAGGACTGATAGTAGTCAGCATAATGATAGCTCTCGCTTCTTTCTATTTCCAGAACAATGTCGGTCCGAGTGCAAATAAGCATATTGCCCAACTGCTTGTTTCTATGAAGCAGAAGAGTCCGGAACTGGAGATACCAGAGGGCATCTTCTATGACGGTATTCCGCAGACTAATCTCTATGTGGAGAAGAAAGACCTCAAGACCGGTCACCTGTATAATATAATGGTGTACCGAATGACTGACAGCTATGAAGACCAGGCGATTATTCTTGCAGACTCTGGAATGTTGCAGTCGACTGCTGACAAGAAGCATCTCGTGCTTAACCTGTGGAGCGGGGAATGGTTTGAGAACATGCGTTCGCAGGAAATGGGCAGCAGTGCCAGCGTGCCTTACCGTCGTGAGACCTTCGCTCATAAGCATATTGTCCTGGACTTTGACGGTGATTTCAATCTTACGGATATGGCGGGAATCTCGAATGATGCCCGTACGAAGAGCATTGCCAGGATTCGGCGAGACAAGGACTCCTTGGTTCATGTTTACGACAGTGTGGGTGAATCCTTCTATAAGGAAGCACAGACGATTTACTACCATGAGCCCAAGCTACGGTCTTCAGAGAAGAAACAGGCTGTCAAGCTGGCTGGAAGAAAAGACTTTAATGTGGATTCGGCGTTCAACAAGCTACCTGTAGATCAGCGTCGTTTTGTTGTCAATATGGCTCTGTCAAACGTCCAGCAGGAAGTCAGCGACCTTGATTTCAAGAGTATGATAACCAAGGACGGTGACAGGCTGATTCGACTGCATGATATTGAGACTATCAACAAGTTCACGTTGTCGTTGATATGTATCATCTTCTTCTTTATCGGTGCACCGTTCGGTGCCATTACCCGTAAGGGAGGATTGGGCTTTCCAATTATCACCAGTGTTGCCGTGTTCATTATTTATTATATCCTTGACAATACCGGCTATCGAATGTCACGTCAGGGCGACTGGGCTATATGGTTTGGTAAAGGTTTGTCAATGGCTGTACTCATACCGCTGGCAATTTTCTTCACTTATAAGGCAAACAACGACTCAGCTGTGTTCAATGCAGATGTGTATAAGAACATGCTGATGAAGATGATAGGTCTGCGTATCAAGCGCAGCATTGCCAGCAAGGAGGTTATTCTGAATGACCCGGATTACAGCAAGGTGGCAGAACAACTAAAGGATTTGAACGGAAGAATTGCTGATTACTCAAAGTCACGCAGGCTCAAGTCACCACCTAATATAATAAAGGTGTTCTTCCGTTATCACACAGATCACGTCATAGAAAACATAAATGACAGACTGGAGAATGTCATAGAGGACCTGGGTAATACACGTAACAAGATTATCCTGACAGAATTGGGCAAGTATCCTGTGCTGGCAGTGAAGGCACATACGAGACCGTTCGACCGCAGATGGCTGAACATCCTTGCAGCCGTTATTGTCCCGGCAGGTATCTTCTTCTATTTCCGTATGTGGCGTTTCCGTCTGCGTCTCTACCGTGATCTTCGTACAATCGTCAGCTGCAATGACATAATCATTGCGGAGATAAAGCATATGGAGGAAAGAGAACGTATCACAGGGACGATATTTTTAGAAAAGTAA
- a CDS encoding START-like domain-containing protein — MSRKIELEYELKTRSGSAVWTLISTPVGLKKWLADDVMMDGSTATFIWGDPLREHDTHTATVVEMEKNSHIRLRWDSSDVDSYWEIRMFHSEIAGNYHLAITDFAEDDDHEGLVQIWNQNIERLHCITGV; from the coding sequence ATGAGCCGGAAGATAGAACTGGAATATGAGTTGAAAACACGGTCGGGTAGTGCCGTGTGGACACTGATCAGTACGCCTGTCGGGTTGAAGAAATGGTTGGCTGATGACGTCATGATGGATGGGAGCACGGCGACCTTCATCTGGGGTGATCCGCTTCGTGAACATGATACACATACGGCAACGGTTGTTGAGATGGAGAAGAATAGTCACATACGATTGCGTTGGGACTCTTCAGACGTTGATTCATATTGGGAAATAAGAATGTTCCATAGTGAGATTGCCGGCAACTATCACTTGGCAATCACTGACTTTGCTGAAGATGATGACCATGAAGGGCTGGTGCAGATATGGAATCAGAATATTGAACGCTTGCATTGCATAACGGGCGTTTAA
- a CDS encoding site-specific integrase, with protein sequence MKTEKMKVLLYLKKSGLDKSGKAPIMGRITIGRSIAQFSCKLSCNPDLWNPRESRMNGKSREAVEINGKLENLLLSIQSAYQSLITKGCPFDATDVKEQFQGSGQARCMLIERLDMLIKEKESHIGIDIKKESMSTYYSTRKRLQEFILKKYNVSDMAFSQLTENFIYEFRQYYLGVCGFQESSFFAVASHLKTVCRLAYREGIADTLMFDKAHIERGDKKTPKALNREALEKLKVLRFDDLEEEMETARDIFLFACYTGAAYCDLMKLSKSYLVRDDEGNLWLKFYRQKTGVLCRIKLLPEAIRLIKKFHSDERETLLPYVKYKNYQTCLKALRLRAGIPFLFTTHTARHTFATLITLEQGVPIETVSKMLGHTNVSMTERYAKVTPQKLFEEFNCFLSFTEDLRLTI encoded by the coding sequence ATGAAAACAGAGAAAATGAAGGTGTTGCTCTACCTTAAAAAGAGCGGTCTGGACAAGTCGGGCAAGGCTCCGATTATGGGACGTATTACCATTGGGCGTTCCATTGCCCAATTTAGTTGTAAACTATCTTGTAATCCCGATTTGTGGAATCCCCGTGAGAGCAGGATGAACGGTAAGAGTCGTGAGGCAGTGGAGATTAACGGAAAGTTGGAGAATTTGTTACTTTCCATTCAATCGGCTTACCAATCATTGATTACCAAAGGTTGCCCATTTGATGCAACCGATGTAAAGGAGCAGTTTCAAGGCAGCGGGCAGGCAAGATGTATGCTCATCGAGAGATTGGATATGCTCATCAAGGAGAAAGAAAGTCATATCGGTATAGACATCAAGAAAGAGTCTATGTCCACCTATTATTCCACTCGAAAACGATTACAGGAGTTTATTCTGAAGAAGTATAATGTTTCAGACATGGCGTTCTCCCAATTGACCGAGAACTTCATATATGAGTTCCGCCAATACTACTTGGGGGTATGTGGCTTCCAAGAAAGTTCTTTCTTCGCAGTGGCATCACATTTGAAAACGGTTTGCAGGTTGGCTTACCGTGAGGGAATAGCCGATACACTGATGTTTGACAAAGCCCACATAGAAAGAGGAGATAAGAAAACGCCGAAGGCACTCAACAGGGAAGCCTTGGAGAAGTTAAAGGTTCTCCGCTTTGATGATTTGGAGGAGGAAATGGAAACGGCAAGGGATATTTTTCTCTTTGCCTGTTATACCGGTGCTGCGTATTGCGATTTGATGAAACTAAGCAAATCTTATCTTGTCCGTGATGACGAGGGAAATTTATGGCTGAAGTTCTATCGTCAGAAGACAGGGGTACTATGCCGCATCAAATTGCTGCCCGAAGCCATCAGGTTGATAAAAAAGTTTCACAGCGATGAAAGGGAAACATTGCTCCCCTATGTCAAGTACAAGAACTATCAGACCTGCCTGAAAGCCCTACGGCTACGTGCAGGTATCCCGTTTCTCTTTACCACGCATACAGCAAGGCACACCTTTGCCACCCTTATTACTTTAGAACAGGGCGTACCGATTGAAACGGTGAGTAAGATGCTCGGGCATACCAATGTAAGCATGACCGAACGTTATGCAAAGGTAACACCACAGAAACTCTTTGAGGAGTTTAACTGTTTCCTTTCTTTCACAGAAGATTTACGTTTAACCATTTAA
- a CDS encoding site-specific integrase, producing the protein MRSTFKILFYINRQKIKADGKTAILCRITIDGKSTAITTGEQCKSSEWNSRKGLTTDKKTNQRIGEFKELVEKTYQDILINDGVVSVEVLKNRLQGVAATPTTLLAMSKAALQSVKECVGKSRAEGTYQNLLYSDKLLTEFVKDKGMTDIVIATIQEDLFEEYRFYLKKRGLATATMNRYLCWLSRLMYHAVSQRIIRCNPFENAKYEKGEQKIRFLQKSEVSKLMALRVLDKEAEQARRLFVFACFTGLAIADMEHLQFGHIQMSADGQKYIRKERQKTKMEFIVPLHPIAETIINQCKKERPSMKEIQTVKGKGDDFIFHCACSRSVMSAKLSIVGKACGIRERLSYHMARHTFGTMSLSAGIPIESIAKMMGHASISSTQIYAQVTDNKISEDMDRLIRKHQKEETMGETV; encoded by the coding sequence ATGAGAAGTACATTCAAGATATTGTTTTACATCAACAGACAGAAAATAAAGGCAGACGGCAAGACCGCCATTCTCTGCCGTATCACCATAGACGGAAAGAGTACCGCCATTACCACAGGCGAGCAGTGCAAATCCTCCGAGTGGAACAGCAGGAAAGGACTGACAACCGACAAGAAGACCAATCAAAGAATTGGCGAGTTTAAGGAACTTGTAGAAAAGACCTATCAGGATATTCTGATAAATGACGGGGTGGTAAGTGTGGAAGTGCTCAAGAACCGTTTGCAGGGAGTAGCCGCTACGCCGACAACACTTCTTGCCATGAGCAAAGCCGCACTGCAATCCGTTAAAGAGTGCGTGGGCAAATCGAGAGCTGAGGGAACCTATCAGAATCTTCTCTATTCAGATAAGTTACTTACGGAGTTTGTAAAGGATAAGGGAATGACGGATATAGTCATAGCCACTATACAGGAAGACTTGTTTGAAGAATACCGTTTCTATCTGAAAAAACGAGGCTTGGCAACAGCAACCATGAATCGCTATCTTTGTTGGTTGAGTAGGCTGATGTACCATGCGGTCAGTCAAAGAATCATCCGTTGCAATCCCTTTGAGAATGCCAAGTATGAGAAAGGGGAACAGAAGATACGCTTTTTGCAAAAGAGCGAAGTATCTAAACTTATGGCATTGAGAGTACTTGATAAGGAAGCAGAACAAGCAAGACGGCTGTTTGTCTTTGCCTGTTTTACAGGTTTGGCTATTGCTGATATGGAACATTTGCAATTTGGACATATCCAAATGTCAGCAGACGGACAGAAATATATTAGAAAGGAACGGCAGAAAACAAAGATGGAGTTTATTGTGCCCCTGCACCCGATAGCAGAGACCATCATCAATCAATGCAAGAAAGAACGACCGAGCATGAAAGAAATACAGACGGTGAAAGGAAAAGGCGACGACTTTATCTTTCACTGTGCTTGCAGCCGTAGCGTGATGAGTGCAAAGCTGAGCATCGTGGGCAAGGCTTGCGGTATCAGAGAACGGTTGTCCTACCACATGGCAAGGCACACGTTCGGCACGATGAGTTTAAGTGCAGGAATACCTATCGAAAGCATTGCCAAGATGATGGGGCACGCCTCTATATCAAGCACACAGATATATGCGCAGGTGACGGACAATAAGATTTCGGAGGATATGGACAGACTGATAAGGAAACATCAAAAGGAGGAAACAATGGGGGAAACCGTATGA